TGGCACCAATGAGGGTGCCACTTGTGTTTTAATAAAGTTAAAAATAAAAATTAATAAAACGAAAAAGCACATTTAACATGGATAAAACGAAGGTTTCATTGCGCTTACTGCTAGCACTATTCATCTTCACGAGTACTTCGTTGCCCGCCAGCGAGGATGAACCAGCTGTATTAGCCAGTGATCAGAATCAAGACCCAAATCATGCTCAAACTCAAACGCCTGCACCAATGCGCACACAAGTTGGGTATGGTGAGCTACTTTCACTGGAAACTCGCCCTTCAGATAGCACAATCACCTACGGCGAAGATCCGTTGCAGCGCGTCGAAGTATGGCGCGCAACCGCACCAGCTAATACAGCCCTAGTATTCATTCACGGTGGCTGTTGGCTAAACGCCTACGACTTAAATCATGCTAAAGGGCTGTACCACGCACTTGCTGAGAAAGGTATCACCACGTATGCAGTGGAATACCGGCGAACTGGCGATGAAGGTGGTGGTTGGCCAGGCAGCTTGCACGACGTATCGGCGGGCATTACTGCTTCATTAGATGATGTGGCGCGCAATAATAGTAAACAAACTGTTGTACTAGCAGGTCACTCAGCAGGGGGACATCTTGCTTTGTTAGCGGCACAATCGCTAGGTGCTGTTTCTCTAGGTGCTATATCTCAGGGTACTATGTCGCCAGATGCCTTATCGCAAGACACGATTAATAGTGGTAACGCCAATAGTGATCTCGCGAATAACACCAACGTTCAGATTCAAAGTGTACTTGGCCTAGCTGCAATTACCGATGTAGCAAAATATGCGATGGGCACAAATAGTTGCCAGTCAGCTACAACGGCATTTATGGGGGGCGACCCTAGTTCGGTAGAGTCAGCCTACATTGCAGCCACGCCAGATTCGTCAAAAAGTGATATTCCCTTTCATTTGCTTCACGGTAGTAGCGATAGCATTGTGCCTGTGCACCATGCATCTCTGATAGGGGCTGCATCAACCATTGTTCCGTCTGGT
The DNA window shown above is from Alteromonas sp. KC3 and carries:
- a CDS encoding alpha/beta hydrolase, with amino-acid sequence MDKTKVSLRLLLALFIFTSTSLPASEDEPAVLASDQNQDPNHAQTQTPAPMRTQVGYGELLSLETRPSDSTITYGEDPLQRVEVWRATAPANTALVFIHGGCWLNAYDLNHAKGLYHALAEKGITTYAVEYRRTGDEGGGWPGSLHDVSAGITASLDDVARNNSKQTVVLAGHSAGGHLALLAAQSLGAVSLGAISQGTMSPDALSQDTINSGNANSDLANNTNVQIQSVLGLAAITDVAKYAMGTNSCQSATTAFMGGDPSSVESAYIAATPDSSKSDIPFHLLHGSSDSIVPVHHASLIGAASTIVPSGGHFDWLHPESTSFHALLEVINQHGY